A stretch of the Fusobacterium varium genome encodes the following:
- the pyrG gene encoding CTP synthase: protein MKETKYIFVTGGVVSSLGKGITASSLGRLLRERGYNVTIQKFDPYINIDPGTMNPYEHGEVFVTDDGAETDLDLGHYERFIDQNLTKYNNITTGKIYQSVINKERKGEYLGKTVQIIPHITNEIKSKIEIVGKANGSDIVITEIGGTVGDIESTPFLEAIRQFRYDVGRENVIYIHVTLLPYLKAAGELKTKPSQHSVKELMGLGIRPDILVCRTEHPISDDIRRKLSMFCDIDIDAVIEAQDAGTIYELPLVMEENGLAKTACKKLGIEDREIDLTPWKEVVDKIKNPKERIKLAVVGKYVELKDAYISVNEAIENAAYAQGYKAEIDYIQAENLDVKRLEGYNGILVPGGFGNRGIEGKMEAIKFARENKIPFLGICLGMQLAVIEFARNVMGMSGANSTEFDKDTKYPVIDIMIDQKNIENMGGTMRLGAYPCVLKEGTLARELYNEELIYERHRHRFEFNNKFKDEIQKAGLLISGNSPDGTLAEIVELSKEVHPFFIAGQFHPEFKTRPNNPHPLFKGFVEAIYKKQYNK from the coding sequence ATGAAAGAAACTAAGTACATATTTGTAACAGGCGGAGTAGTATCATCATTAGGAAAAGGGATAACAGCATCTTCATTAGGTAGACTGCTTAGAGAAAGAGGATATAATGTAACTATTCAAAAATTTGATCCATATATTAATATTGATCCAGGAACAATGAATCCATATGAACATGGAGAGGTTTTTGTAACTGATGATGGAGCTGAAACAGACTTAGATTTAGGACATTACGAAAGATTTATTGATCAGAATCTTACAAAATATAATAATATAACAACAGGAAAAATATATCAGTCAGTTATAAACAAAGAGAGAAAAGGGGAATATTTAGGTAAAACAGTTCAGATAATTCCTCATATTACAAATGAGATAAAATCAAAAATAGAGATAGTAGGAAAAGCTAATGGTTCAGATATAGTTATAACAGAAATCGGAGGAACAGTAGGAGATATTGAATCTACTCCATTTCTGGAAGCAATAAGACAATTCAGATATGATGTAGGACGAGAAAATGTTATCTATATTCATGTGACCCTTCTTCCTTACTTAAAAGCAGCAGGAGAATTAAAAACTAAACCATCTCAACACTCAGTAAAAGAACTTATGGGACTTGGAATAAGACCTGATATTCTTGTGTGCAGAACAGAGCATCCTATCAGTGATGATATAAGAAGAAAGCTTTCAATGTTCTGTGACATAGATATAGATGCAGTAATAGAAGCACAAGATGCTGGAACTATATATGAACTTCCTCTTGTGATGGAAGAAAACGGGCTGGCAAAAACAGCTTGTAAAAAACTTGGGATAGAAGACAGAGAGATTGATCTTACACCTTGGAAAGAAGTTGTAGATAAAATAAAAAATCCAAAGGAAAGAATAAAATTAGCAGTAGTAGGAAAATATGTTGAATTAAAGGATGCCTATATCAGTGTAAATGAAGCTATAGAAAATGCAGCATATGCTCAAGGGTACAAAGCTGAAATTGACTATATTCAGGCAGAGAATCTTGATGTAAAAAGACTTGAAGGATATAATGGAATACTTGTGCCAGGAGGATTTGGGAACAGAGGTATTGAAGGGAAAATGGAGGCAATAAAATTTGCTAGAGAGAATAAGATTCCTTTCCTTGGAATATGTCTTGGAATGCAGCTTGCAGTAATTGAGTTTGCCAGAAATGTAATGGGAATGTCTGGAGCAAATTCTACAGAATTTGATAAGGATACTAAGTATCCAGTGATAGATATTATGATTGATCAAAAAAATATAGAGAACATGGGTGGAACAATGAGATTAGGTGCATATCCATGTGTACTTAAAGAAGGAACACTTGCAAGGGAACTTTACAATGAAGAGCTGATATATGAAAGACATAGACACAGATTTGAATTTAATAATAAATTTAAAGATGAGATACAAAAGGCAGGGCTTTTAATATCAGGGAATTCTCCTGATGGAACACTTGCAGAGATAGTGGAGCTTTCAAAAGAAGTTCATCCATTCTTTATAGCAGGGCAATTTCATCCAGAATTTAAAACAAGACCAAATAATCCTCATCCATTATTCAAGGGATTTGTAGAGGCGATATATAAAAAACAATATAACAAATAA
- a CDS encoding ABC transporter ATP-binding protein produces the protein MNNLEYILEMDNISKEFPGVKALDGANLKVRPHSVHALMGENGAGKSTLMKCLFGIYEKDSGKILFEGKEINFTSAKEALDNGVSMVHQELNQVLQRNVLDNIWLGRYPQKGFFIDEKKMYNDTKKIFEELEIDVDPRSKVADLAVSERQMIEIAKAVSYNSKIIVMDEPTSSLTEKEVEHLFKIINKLRDRGCGIVYISHKMEEIKAISDDITILRDGKWIATESVADLSTDQIINMMVGRDLTNRFPPKDNVVKECILKVEGLTAAKQPSINNISFELHKGEILGVAGLVGAKRTDIVETIFGIREKAAGNIFLNGKEVKNKTPNEAIENGFALVTEERRATGIYSMLNVGFNSTISNLDRYLSKFRLLSDKGIKKDTQWVIDSMRVKTPSQSTSIGSLSGGNQQKVILGRWLLTEPDVLMLDEPTRGIDVLAKFEIYQLMIELAKKDKGIIMISSEMPELLGVTDRILVMSNGRVAGIVKTSETTQEEIMTLSAKYL, from the coding sequence ATGAATAATTTAGAATATATACTAGAAATGGATAATATTTCTAAAGAGTTTCCGGGGGTAAAAGCATTGGATGGAGCTAATTTAAAAGTTAGACCTCATTCTGTTCATGCGCTTATGGGTGAAAATGGTGCTGGAAAATCAACTCTGATGAAATGTTTATTTGGAATCTATGAGAAAGATAGTGGAAAGATACTTTTTGAAGGGAAAGAAATAAACTTTACTTCTGCAAAGGAAGCTCTAGATAATGGAGTATCAATGGTTCATCAAGAACTTAATCAAGTACTTCAAAGAAATGTGCTTGATAATATCTGGCTTGGAAGATACCCACAAAAAGGATTTTTTATAGATGAGAAAAAAATGTATAATGACACTAAAAAAATATTTGAAGAACTTGAGATAGATGTAGATCCACGTTCAAAAGTAGCAGACCTAGCTGTTTCAGAAAGACAAATGATAGAAATAGCAAAAGCAGTATCATATAATTCGAAAATAATCGTGATGGACGAACCAACTTCTTCACTTACTGAAAAAGAGGTAGAACATCTGTTTAAAATAATTAATAAATTAAGAGATAGAGGATGCGGAATTGTATATATTTCTCATAAAATGGAAGAGATAAAAGCTATATCTGATGATATAACTATACTTAGAGATGGTAAATGGATAGCTACAGAATCAGTTGCAGATCTTTCAACTGACCAAATAATAAATATGATGGTAGGAAGAGATTTGACTAATCGTTTTCCTCCAAAAGATAATGTGGTAAAAGAGTGTATTTTAAAGGTTGAAGGACTTACAGCTGCAAAACAGCCATCTATTAATAATATCAGCTTTGAACTTCATAAAGGTGAAATATTGGGAGTAGCTGGACTGGTTGGAGCCAAGAGAACAGATATTGTAGAAACAATATTTGGTATAAGAGAAAAAGCAGCAGGAAATATATTTTTAAATGGAAAGGAAGTTAAAAATAAGACTCCTAATGAAGCAATAGAAAATGGATTTGCTTTAGTAACAGAGGAACGTAGAGCTACAGGTATATACAGTATGCTGAATGTAGGTTTCAACTCAACTATTTCAAATCTTGATAGATATTTAAGTAAATTTCGTTTATTAAGTGATAAGGGGATTAAAAAAGATACTCAATGGGTAATTGACAGTATGAGAGTAAAAACACCTTCTCAATCAACAAGTATAGGTTCTTTGTCTGGAGGAAATCAGCAGAAAGTAATATTAGGAAGATGGCTTTTAACAGAGCCAGATGTACTTATGCTGGATGAACCTACAAGAGGAATAGATGTTTTAGCAAAATTTGAAATTTATCAGCTTATGATAGAACTTGCTAAAAAAGATAAAGGAATTATTATGATTTCTTCTGAAATGCCAGAACTCCTGGGAGTAACAGATAGGATACTTGTTATGAGCAATGGAAGAGTTGCCGGAATAGTAAAAACATCTGAAACAACTCAGGAAGAAATAATGACTTTATCAGCAAAATATCTATAG
- a CDS encoding ABC transporter permease yields MALGTIFRRNLKWRIQNPITIIMSILQPMLWLIFYSKAAEMTMKGETGGNYIEFILPGILVLVIFSSSGSSGISNYITKKNGSFYRILISPVKRSDIILGYLLETITVSFLEIGILIAISAFSSIYIRSGIKGIIVIIILLFLTAFFTAGVSYFLSLLLPNEDAFFTVINTLVLPVFFISTALFPLKNMTGNFRTAVLMNPFTHIIENIRNLMMNQYICWKEVIFTGGIFFILCCIIFGAILSKLKGDKKV; encoded by the coding sequence ATGGCTCTAGGAACAATTTTCAGAAGAAATTTAAAGTGGCGTATCCAGAATCCAATAACTATAATAATGAGTATCCTACAACCTATGTTATGGCTTATTTTTTATAGTAAAGCAGCTGAAATGACCATGAAAGGAGAGACAGGAGGAAATTATATTGAATTTATACTTCCAGGAATATTAGTGCTTGTTATTTTTTCAAGTTCAGGGAGTAGTGGGATAAGTAACTATATAACTAAAAAGAATGGAAGTTTTTACAGAATATTAATATCACCTGTAAAAAGAAGTGATATTATTTTAGGATATCTTCTTGAAACTATTACTGTTTCTTTTTTAGAAATTGGGATATTGATTGCAATTTCAGCTTTTTCATCTATCTATATAAGAAGTGGAATAAAAGGAATAATTGTAATTATAATTCTTCTCTTTTTAACTGCTTTCTTTACAGCAGGGGTATCATATTTTTTAAGTCTTCTTCTCCCAAATGAAGATGCTTTTTTTACAGTAATCAATACTTTAGTTCTTCCAGTATTTTTTATAAGTACAGCACTTTTTCCATTAAAAAATATGACAGGAAATTTTAGAACGGCAGTACTTATGAATCCATTTACTCATATAATAGAAAATATAAGAAATCTTATGATGAATCAATATATTTGCTGGAAAGAAGTAATATTTACAGGAGGAATATTTTTTATACTGTGCTGTATAATTTTTGGAGCAATATTGAGTAAACTAAAAGGTGATAAAAAAGTATAG
- a CDS encoding putative transcriptional regulator: MEWIERLNEAVEYIEMNLENKIDYTKASKIACCSVYHFQRMFSYIAGVTLGEYIRRRKMTKAAFELQRSDIKILELSAKYGYDSPTSFSRAFQSIHKISPSIARNKNITLKTYPKLTFSLSVKGEEELEYYITEKDSLDILGIGKKIELNMEKNFSEIPDFWNENIENGNIEKLLKYNEKDKNILGVSLYKNKEVWYYIAVFNDREGEDGMERHKIPGGTWAVFRCSSPFLENSQKIYRRFYTEWLPYSGYTYAETADIEIYPDSNEKDMEIWFSIK; the protein is encoded by the coding sequence ATGGAATGGATAGAAAGACTCAATGAAGCTGTTGAATATATAGAAATGAATCTTGAAAATAAAATAGATTATACTAAAGCTTCTAAAATAGCCTGCTGTTCTGTCTATCATTTTCAGAGAATGTTTTCATATATTGCAGGGGTAACATTGGGAGAATATATCAGAAGAAGAAAAATGACAAAAGCTGCTTTTGAGCTCCAAAGAAGTGATATAAAGATACTGGAACTTTCAGCTAAATATGGATATGATTCACCAACTTCTTTCAGTAGAGCTTTTCAAAGTATACATAAAATTTCTCCCTCTATTGCTAGAAATAAAAATATAACATTAAAAACATATCCTAAATTAACATTTTCACTTTCAGTTAAAGGAGAAGAGGAATTAGAGTACTATATAACTGAAAAAGATTCTCTTGATATATTAGGAATTGGAAAAAAGATTGAATTGAATATGGAGAAAAATTTTTCTGAAATTCCTGATTTCTGGAATGAAAATATAGAAAATGGAAATATAGAAAAATTATTAAAATATAATGAAAAGGATAAAAATATCCTTGGAGTTTCATTATATAAGAATAAGGAAGTTTGGTACTATATAGCTGTCTTTAATGATAGAGAAGGTGAAGATGGTATGGAAAGGCATAAAATACCTGGAGGAACATGGGCAGTTTTTAGATGTTCATCTCCTTTTTTAGAAAATTCACAAAAAATTTACAGAAGATTCTATACTGAGTGGCTTCCATATTCAGGATATACTTATGCTGAGACTGCAGATATAGAAATTTATCCTGACAGCAATGAAAAGGATATGGAAATATGGTTTTCTATAAAATAA
- the mglC gene encoding beta-methylgalactoside transporter, translated as MNIHTKDGKIDLKKLFIQSGLYLVLFLMLILIIAKEPSFLSIRNFKNILTQSSVRAIIALGVAGLIVTQGTDLSVGRQVGFSAVISATLLQATTNVNKVFPNLDEFPVIGAILIVMVVGMVIGSINGLIVAKLNVHPFIATLGMMTIVYGINSLYYDYVGASPISGFSKSYSSFAQGYIGTPSFNMSYLIIYAAIATVIMWILWNKTKFGKNVFAVGGNPEAAKVSGVNVAWTLVKIYALSGMYYAFGGLLEAGRIGSATNNLGNMYEMDAIAACVIGGVSFYGGVGKISGVITGVIILTVINYGLTYVGVSPYWQYIIKGMIIVAAVAFDAIKYSKKK; from the coding sequence ATGAATATACATACAAAAGATGGAAAAATTGATTTAAAAAAATTGTTTATACAAAGTGGACTTTATCTTGTACTTTTCTTGATGTTAATTTTAATAATAGCTAAAGAACCTTCATTTTTAAGTATAAGAAACTTTAAAAATATTCTTACTCAATCATCTGTAAGAGCAATTATAGCTCTTGGAGTTGCTGGATTAATTGTAACTCAAGGAACTGACCTTTCAGTAGGAAGACAGGTAGGATTTTCAGCTGTTATCTCTGCAACATTGCTGCAGGCAACTACAAATGTAAATAAAGTATTTCCTAACTTAGATGAGTTTCCAGTAATAGGAGCAATTCTAATTGTAATGGTTGTAGGTATGGTAATTGGATCAATAAATGGTCTTATAGTTGCAAAACTTAATGTTCATCCCTTTATTGCAACTTTGGGAATGATGACTATTGTTTATGGAATCAATTCATTATATTATGACTATGTTGGTGCTTCTCCAATATCAGGATTCAGTAAAAGTTACAGTTCATTTGCACAGGGTTATATAGGAACTCCAAGTTTTAATATGTCTTATCTTATTATATATGCTGCAATTGCTACTGTAATAATGTGGATATTGTGGAATAAAACAAAATTTGGAAAAAATGTTTTTGCTGTTGGTGGAAATCCAGAAGCAGCAAAAGTATCTGGAGTAAATGTAGCTTGGACACTTGTAAAAATATATGCCCTATCAGGAATGTATTATGCTTTTGGTGGATTGCTTGAGGCTGGACGTATTGGATCAGCAACAAACAACTTAGGAAATATGTATGAAATGGATGCCATTGCAGCCTGTGTTATTGGTGGAGTTTCATTTTATGGAGGAGTTGGAAAGATATCTGGGGTAATAACAGGAGTTATCATCCTTACTGTTATCAACTATGGTTTGACTTATGTAGGAGTAAGTCCATACTGGCAATATATCATAAAAGGTATGATAATTGTAGCTGCTGTGGCATTTGATGCTATCAAATACTCTAAGAAAAAATAG
- a CDS encoding putative transcriptional regulator has translation MQCTKILTDKNNEELAVHGNYEFPCAVYFSDVSKYTAGEIAWHWHKEIEIITIYKGTLYIEIENKKFTLKKGESLFINSEEMHFMRMDAREECRIISFVFDKVLICGEKGSKIDQKYIIPLINCKELSALELTEEDSQKLIQGYFSHADEILGYEIVIRNVLSEILLNIVRENQELLEKSNGSNNTDRERMKYMLTFIHKNYSEDISLGDIAKEAFIGEREALRCFARTIGTSPIEYLQKYRIYTAAELLRKSELPVTEICLQAGFNSPSYFSKIFCRMLGMTPREYRKNKLNLDIKNKIFLLDDK, from the coding sequence ATGCAGTGTACTAAGATACTAACTGATAAAAATAATGAAGAACTTGCTGTACATGGAAATTATGAATTTCCCTGTGCTGTGTATTTTTCAGATGTATCTAAATATACAGCTGGAGAGATAGCATGGCACTGGCATAAAGAAATAGAGATAATAACTATATACAAAGGGACACTCTATATTGAGATAGAAAATAAAAAGTTTACTCTTAAAAAGGGAGAAAGTCTTTTTATAAATTCAGAAGAGATGCATTTTATGAGAATGGATGCAAGAGAGGAATGTAGAATAATATCTTTTGTATTTGATAAAGTGCTGATATGTGGAGAAAAGGGGAGTAAGATAGATCAGAAATACATAATACCTCTTATTAACTGTAAGGAGCTTTCAGCATTGGAGCTAACAGAAGAGGATTCTCAGAAACTCATACAAGGATATTTTTCCCATGCTGATGAAATATTAGGCTATGAAATAGTAATAAGAAATGTACTAAGTGAAATACTATTGAATATAGTGAGAGAAAATCAGGAGCTTTTAGAAAAATCCAATGGGAGTAATAATACAGACAGAGAACGAATGAAGTATATGCTGACTTTTATACATAAAAATTACTCTGAAGATATAAGTCTTGGAGATATAGCAAAGGAAGCATTTATAGGAGAAAGGGAAGCATTGAGATGTTTTGCAAGAACAATAGGAACATCACCAATAGAATATCTACAGAAATATCGGATATATACAGCAGCAGAACTCCTTAGAAAAAGTGAACTTCCAGTAACAGAGATATGCTTGCAGGCTGGATTTAATAGTCCAAGCTACTTTTCAAAAATATTTTGTAGAATGCTGGGAATGACTCCAAGAGAATACAGAAAAAATAAGTTAAATTTAGATATAAAAAACAAGATTTTTTTATTAGATGACAAATAA
- a CDS encoding ABC transporter ATP-binding protein: MEIIQINNLIKNYKNREKVLDIEKLIIKQGEIFSLLGPNGAGKSTLINILTTYLNYNGGEVKISGKDLRKESQEIRKEIACVAQNISIDEHLSLEENLIFQGELYGIAKNELKKRAEIFIHEFDLEEYREYPVSTYSGGVKRRLDIAVNMISYPKILFLDEPTVGIDIHSRKSIWKMMRKIKEKYGATIFLTTHYLEEAQELSDYICILKNGNIAAQGTIDSLGKYINQKIVKIGFENEEIAEYVKEKIFERDDIELKKDELYLKINNQSEITHLNKILLDNKINFVYFGLLKPDLEEIFLNIMKESKEGEKIWL; this comes from the coding sequence ATGGAAATAATTCAGATAAATAATCTTATAAAAAATTATAAAAATAGAGAGAAAGTATTAGATATAGAAAAACTTATAATTAAACAGGGAGAAATTTTTTCACTTTTAGGACCTAATGGAGCTGGGAAATCAACTTTGATAAATATATTGACCACTTATTTAAATTATAATGGTGGTGAAGTGAAAATATCAGGAAAAGATTTAAGAAAAGAGAGTCAGGAAATAAGAAAAGAAATAGCTTGTGTAGCACAAAATATATCTATTGATGAACATCTTTCTTTAGAGGAAAATTTAATTTTTCAAGGGGAATTGTATGGAATAGCAAAAAATGAACTTAAAAAAAGAGCAGAAATATTCATACATGAATTTGACTTGGAAGAATATAGAGAATATCCAGTTTCTACATATTCAGGAGGGGTAAAAAGAAGATTGGATATTGCTGTGAATATGATATCATATCCTAAAATATTATTTTTAGATGAACCAACAGTGGGAATAGATATACATTCAAGAAAATCTATATGGAAAATGATGAGAAAAATAAAAGAAAAATATGGTGCAACTATTTTTTTAACGACACATTACCTTGAAGAAGCTCAGGAATTAAGTGATTATATATGTATATTAAAAAATGGAAATATAGCAGCTCAGGGAACTATTGATAGTTTAGGAAAATACATAAATCAAAAGATTGTAAAGATAGGATTTGAAAATGAAGAAATTGCTGAATATGTAAAAGAAAAAATTTTTGAGAGAGATGATATAGAGTTAAAAAAAGATGAACTTTATTTAAAAATAAATAATCAGAGTGAAATTACCCATTTAAATAAGATTTTATTAGATAACAAAATAAACTTTGTATATTTTGGGTTATTAAAACCAGATTTAGAAGAAATTTTTTTGAATATTATGAAGGAAAGTAAAGAGGGTGAAAAAATATGGCTCTAG
- the trpS gene encoding tryptophanyl-tRNA synthetase: protein MKRSLSGIQPSGILHLGNYFGAISQFVKNQNSGEFEGFYFIADYHSLTSLTDPKSLKENTYNIVLDYLALGLDPEKSTIFLQSDIPEHVELSWLLSNVTPVGLLERGHSYKDKVAKGFTPNAGLLTYPVLMAADILIYDTDIVPVGKDQKQHLEMTRDIAMKFNQQYGIELFKLPDPLIMDDLAVIPGTDGQKMSKSYGNTINMFASKKELKKQVMSIVTDSTPLEEPKDPNNNIAKLYALFASIEKQNELKEKFLAGNFGYGHAKTELLNAILEYFGEAREKREHLVENSDYVQEVLYEGAKKARTIAREKIMRAKEAVGLIGNAYK from the coding sequence ATGAAAAGAAGTTTATCTGGTATTCAACCTAGTGGGATCCTTCATCTGGGAAACTACTTTGGTGCAATCAGCCAGTTTGTAAAAAATCAAAACAGTGGTGAATTTGAAGGATTTTATTTTATCGCTGATTATCATTCTCTTACTTCTCTTACTGATCCAAAATCTTTAAAAGAAAATACATATAACATTGTACTGGATTATCTTGCTCTTGGATTAGATCCTGAGAAATCTACTATATTTCTTCAATCTGATATACCAGAACATGTTGAACTTTCTTGGCTTCTTTCAAATGTCACTCCTGTAGGACTATTAGAAAGAGGACATTCATATAAAGATAAAGTCGCTAAAGGCTTTACTCCAAATGCAGGTCTTTTAACTTATCCTGTTCTTATGGCTGCTGATATTCTTATTTATGATACTGATATTGTTCCGGTAGGAAAAGATCAAAAACAGCATCTTGAAATGACAAGGGACATAGCTATGAAGTTTAATCAACAGTATGGTATCGAACTTTTCAAACTTCCTGATCCTCTTATAATGGATGATCTTGCAGTTATTCCAGGAACAGATGGACAAAAAATGAGTAAATCTTATGGTAATACAATAAATATGTTTGCTTCTAAAAAGGAATTAAAAAAACAGGTTATGAGTATAGTTACTGACTCTACCCCTTTAGAGGAGCCAAAAGATCCAAATAATAATATAGCTAAACTCTATGCTCTTTTTGCTTCTATTGAAAAGCAAAATGAACTTAAAGAAAAGTTCCTTGCTGGAAACTTTGGTTATGGTCATGCCAAAACTGAACTTTTAAATGCTATTCTTGAGTATTTTGGAGAAGCAAGAGAAAAAAGAGAACATTTAGTAGAAAATAGTGATTATGTACAAGAAGTTCTTTATGAAGGAGCTAAAAAAGCCAGAACCATTGCAAGAGAAAAAATAATGAGAGCAAAAGAAGCTGTAGGCCTTATTGGAAATGCTTATAAATAG
- a CDS encoding glucokinase, with amino-acid sequence MDYYVGIDLGGTNTKIGLLNIEGDILKSSIIKTLSSEGVDKTMERIWIVIQELAKEADISVKNIKGIGMGIPGPVEEQSVVAFFANFPWGTNVNIKEKLEKITGIETKLDNDANIIALGEAKYGAAKGSKSSVTVALGTGIGGGIYVNGMLISGFKGAGGEVGHMKIVKDGRLCGCGQKGCFEAYASATGLIREAVSRLTVNKQNLLYTMIEGNITGLEAKDIFDAAKEGDIFSLDLVDYEAEYLAMGIANILNIINPETIVLGGGVALAGDILLEPLRKKLEKYALPVTLEGLKIVQGVLGNEAGIKGAVGLFS; translated from the coding sequence ATGGATTATTATGTGGGAATAGACTTAGGGGGAACAAACACTAAAATAGGATTATTGAATATAGAGGGAGATATATTAAAAAGCTCCATAATAAAGACACTTTCATCAGAAGGTGTAGATAAGACTATGGAAAGAATATGGATAGTGATACAAGAACTTGCAAAAGAGGCAGATATAAGTGTAAAAAATATAAAGGGAATAGGAATGGGAATTCCTGGACCTGTTGAAGAGCAAAGTGTAGTAGCTTTTTTTGCAAACTTTCCTTGGGGAACTAATGTAAATATAAAGGAGAAACTTGAAAAAATAACAGGGATAGAAACAAAATTAGATAATGATGCTAATATTATAGCATTAGGAGAAGCTAAATATGGAGCTGCTAAAGGAAGTAAAAGCAGTGTAACAGTGGCTCTTGGAACAGGTATAGGAGGAGGGATATATGTAAATGGTATGCTTATATCTGGATTTAAAGGCGCTGGTGGAGAAGTAGGACACATGAAAATAGTAAAAGATGGAAGATTATGTGGATGTGGACAGAAGGGATGTTTTGAAGCATATGCATCTGCAACTGGTTTGATAAGAGAGGCAGTATCAAGACTTACTGTGAATAAACAGAATCTTCTTTATACTATGATAGAAGGTAATATTACAGGACTTGAAGCAAAGGATATATTTGATGCTGCAAAGGAAGGAGATATTTTCTCATTGGATCTTGTAGATTATGAAGCAGAGTATCTAGCTATGGGAATAGCTAATATTTTAAATATAATAAATCCAGAAACTATAGTTCTAGGAGGAGGTGTTGCTTTAGCAGGAGATATATTATTAGAACCTCTTAGAAAAAAATTAGAAAAGTATGCTCTTCCAGTTACATTAGAAGGTTTAAAAATTGTTCAGGGAGTACTTGGAAATGAGGCAGGAATTAAAGGAGCAGTTGGACTTTTTTCATAA
- a CDS encoding ABC transporter periplasmic protein has product MKKTSLILGALLLAAGLTGCGDKKEAAPADTASAPKAEKKLRIGFTAYKFDDNFIALYRKVVLDEAKKIEDKVDLTMVDSQNSQQTQNDQIDVMLSKGTDALAVNLVDPAAGQTVMEKIKAENVPVVFYNKKPAKEVLAAYDKAYYVGIDPNAQGIAQGELIMKAWKANPDLDLNKDGKIQYVMIKGEPGHPDAEARTIYSIKTLNDNGIETEELHLDAAMWDTAQAKDKMDAWLSGPNGDKIEVVICNNDGMALGAIESMKAVGKKLPVFGVDALPEAIVKIEAGEMAGTVLNDAKGQGRATWDMVVNLAEGKAPTEGTEWKLDEKEILIPSIGIDKDNVADFK; this is encoded by the coding sequence ATGAAAAAAACAAGTTTAATACTAGGGGCACTATTATTAGCAGCAGGATTAACTGGATGTGGTGATAAAAAAGAAGCTGCTCCAGCAGATACAGCATCAGCACCAAAAGCAGAGAAAAAATTAAGAATAGGTTTTACAGCTTATAAATTTGATGATAACTTTATTGCTTTATACAGAAAAGTTGTATTAGATGAAGCTAAGAAGATAGAAGATAAAGTGGATTTAACAATGGTTGATTCTCAAAACAGTCAACAAACTCAAAATGACCAAATTGATGTAATGCTTTCTAAAGGAACAGACGCATTAGCAGTTAATTTAGTTGACCCAGCAGCTGGACAAACAGTAATGGAAAAAATTAAAGCTGAAAATGTTCCAGTTGTATTCTATAATAAAAAACCTGCAAAAGAAGTTTTAGCAGCTTATGATAAAGCTTATTATGTAGGAATTGACCCTAATGCTCAAGGAATAGCTCAAGGAGAACTTATTATGAAAGCTTGGAAAGCTAATCCGGATTTAGACTTAAATAAAGATGGAAAAATTCAATATGTAATGATTAAGGGAGAACCTGGGCATCCAGATGCTGAAGCAAGAACTATTTATTCAATCAAGACTTTAAATGACAATGGAATAGAAACTGAAGAATTACACCTAGATGCTGCAATGTGGGATACAGCACAAGCAAAAGATAAAATGGACGCATGGTTATCAGGACCTAATGGAGATAAGATTGAAGTTGTTATCTGTAATAATGATGGAATGGCTCTGGGAGCTATTGAATCAATGAAAGCTGTTGGAAAAAAACTTCCAGTATTTGGAGTAGATGCTTTACCAGAAGCAATTGTTAAGATTGAAGCAGGAGAAATGGCTGGAACTGTTCTTAATGATGCTAAAGGGCAAGGAAGAGCTACTTGGGATATGGTAGTTAATCTAGCAGAAGGAAAAGCTCCAACTGAAGGAACTGAGTGGAAATTAGATGAGAAAGAAATTTTAATACCTAGTATCGGAATCGATAAAGATAATGTTGCAGACTTCAAATAA